In a single window of the Solea senegalensis isolate Sse05_10M linkage group LG1, IFAPA_SoseM_1, whole genome shotgun sequence genome:
- the LOC122771537 gene encoding zinc finger protein 510-like, whose product MNMATCVPFQTQLSSIMEVLVKAAVAEISKLVDDKCAFLHLDINRKQSEIEMLKRKLLSMENKNAQLQRGFENYMDRGTDVGTNCPHSTVNIKFPEIEDAAVSFSIKEESPDEPLWISEATGPIGGSVQYPHPANAPGSQHVEEDCQLAHPEVVRLKTAEFGDMYNSGQHTGEVSGLHFTIKTEKEENRSGFSQDGCQHNTGKQLAAEFSMEERENQLWSSIIEGNDIDTGFPDFSSMVEEYSTTFPEHSDNNVASSTNKSTSVPQSSSQRTCNGIYGSEFQKDAPQSSSFHSRPQGDLSQQDRPKEQMYPQRNMSQVAHLRQPDEHQERDNTAGDRPVVTQSHNTFTPGSLHTHTPHKPFHGTARGYVCLQCGKTFGRLHQFKLHQQSHKRKRAFWCTVCGKSFQCSSHLSIHHRTHTGEKPYGCGQCGKRFTQQSSLRVHQRTHSGERPYSCAQCGKTFILMHHLKRHRIIHTYS is encoded by the exons ATGAACATGGCGACGTGTGTCCCCTTCCAAACGCAGTTATCCTCAATAATGGAGGTCCTGGtgaaggcagcagtggcagAGATCTCCAAACTAGTCGATGACAAATGTGCGTTTCTGCATCTGGACATAAACAGAAAGCAAAGCGAGATCGAGATGCTGAAGAGGAAACTGTTGTCGATGGAGAACAAAAATGCGCAGCTGCAGCGCGGCTTTG aaaactaCATGGACAGAGGAACCGATGTAGGAACCAACTGTCCACATTCCACAGTGAATATTAAG TTTCCAGAGATTGAAGATGCAGCGGTTTCTTTTTCAATTAAAGAAGAGAGTCCAGATGAACCGCTATGGATCAGCGAGGCTACTGGACCCATTG GTGGTTCTGTGCAGTACCCTCATCCAGCTAATGCTCCAGGAAGCCAGCACGTTGAGGAGGACTGTCAGTTAGCTCACCCAGAGGTCGTGAGGCTAAAAACCGCAGAGTTTGGTGACATGTATAACTCCGGTCAACATACAGGAGAAGTTAGTGGTCTTCATTTCACCATCAAGACTGAGAAAGAGGAGAACCGGTCCGGGTTCAGTCAGGATGGATGCCAGCACAACACGGGGAAGCAACTTGCTGCCGAGTTTTCcatggaagaaagagagaatcAACTGTGGTCGTCCATAATCGAAGGTAACGACATTGACACTGGTTTTCCTGACTTTTCTAGTATGGTGGAGGAATACTCCACCACGTTCCCAGAGCATTCAGACAATAACGTGGCCTCTAGTACTAACAAGTCCACTAGTGTCCCGCAGTCGTCCTCTCAGAGGACGTGCAACGGGATCTACGGCAGCGAGTTTCAGAAGGACGCTCCACAGTCGTCCAGTTTTCATAGCCGACCTCAGGGTGACCTTTCACAGCAGGACAGGCCGAAGGAGCAAATGTACCCACAGAGAAACATGTCGCAGGTTGCACACCTGAGGCAGCCGGACGAGCACCAGGAGAGGGACAACACAGCTGGGGACAGACCGGTCGTAACTCAATCACACAATACTTTCACACCAGGCAGCTTGCACACTCACACCCCTCACAAACCTTTTCACGGCACGGCGCGAGGCTACGTTTGCCTGCAGTGCGGAAAGACGTTCGGCCGCCTGCATCAGTTCAAGCTGCACCAGCAGAGCCACAAGAGGAAGCGGGCGTTCTGGTGCACGGTGTGCGGGAAGAGCTTCCAGTGTTCCTCCCACCTCAGCATACACCACCGCACGCACACGGGCGAGAAGCCGTACGGCTGCGGTCAGTGCGGGAAGAGGTTCACGCAGCAGAGCAGCCTGAGGGTTCACCAGCGCACGCACAGCGGCGAGCGTCCGTACAGCTGCGCGCAGTGCGGCAAAACCTTCATCCTGATGCACCATTTGAAACGTCACAGAATCATTCACACCTACAGCTGA
- the pnp5b gene encoding purine nucleoside phosphorylase 5b produces the protein MFYAPEFVSGDSYDECRAAADWLLANTQVRPTVGIVCGSGLGGLAEILKDPEIFKYSQIPNFPQSTVHGHAGQLVFGTLKGKPCVCMQGRFHLYEGYPIQKITLPMRVFKLLGVETMILTNAAGGLNQDYKVGDVMIIKDHINMPGFAGSNPLVGPNDERFGLRFPCMSDAYDRELCQMAHDVAEELHFGDFVREGVYVVLGGPSFETIAECRMLHTLGADAVGMSTVHEVIVARHAGMRCFALSLISNRAVMDYDSQERANHEEVLETGKLRAKQLEKLVSTMVARLEHNNN, from the exons ATGTTCTACGCACCCGAGTTCGTGTCTGG TGACAGCTATGACGAGTGTCGCGCCGCAGCTGATTGGCTGCTCGCCAACACACAAGTCCGGCCGACTGTGGGAATTGTGTGCGGATCAGGTCTGGGGGGATTGGCTGAGATACTCAAGGACCCAGAGATCTTCAAGTACAGTCAAATCCCCAACTTCCCCCAAAGCACAG tgcaTGGTCATGCCGGCCAGCTGGTGTTTGGAACACTGAAAGGGAAgccgtgtgtgtgcatgcagggcAGGTTCCACCTGTACGAGGGTTACCCCATCCAGAAG ATCACGCTGCCCATGCGCGTCTTCAAGCTGTTGGGTGTGGAGACAATGATCCTGACCAACGCGGCCGGAGGCCTCAACCAGGACTACAAAGTGGGAGACGTCATGATCATCAAAGACCACATCAACATGCCGGGCTTCGCTGGATCCAACCCCCTGGTTGGACCCAATGATGAAAG GTTTGGCCTTCGCTTCCCCTGTATGTCCGACGCCTATGACCGCGAGCTGTGTCAGATGGCACACGATGTGGCGGAAGAGCTGCACTTTGGCGACTTCGTGCGCGAGGGCGTGTACGTCGTCCTCGGAGGCCCCTCCTTCGAAACCATCGCCGAGTGTCGCATGCTGCACACGCTGGGCGCTGACGCTGTTG GGATGAGCACGGTCCACGAGGTGATCGTCGCCCGCCACGCCGGCATGCGCTGCTTCGCCCTGTCGCTCATCAGCAACCGAGCCGTGATGGACTACGACAGCCAGGAGAGGGCCAACCACGAGGAGGTGCTGGAGACGGGCAAGCTGAGAGCCAAGCAGCTGGAGAAGCTGGTGTCCACCATGGTGGCTCGGCTGgagcacaacaacaactga